The Gemmata palustris genome includes a region encoding these proteins:
- a CDS encoding outer membrane protein assembly factor BamB family protein translates to MRRHGMLFVVALPLVALLLVPVFGDDPIPVPIKRPARPPVGGTTAANAQLTDEGALKEAGLSATEAGPLIDYLKLRTLTDADQSKIGEVIARFGGDDYEERVKATEEVEKFGSAAIGPLKTAEKNTDPEIAYRARQALKRMEKVPHAAVAAAAARTLAKLKPSGAAAALIGFLPMADSDEVAEEIGAALVALAVADGKAEPALIKALDDKSVLRRSAAYVALIEGGPTTERIRIKDAFPLVKAAVAKEPDVDAKFRGMWALLLTSREKEFVPALIDLIPKLPRGRIWQLEEFLLQVAGADKPGARFGKSEESLAKAKAAWAAWWEKKGAEFDLVKFAFTPRITGHTDIIEFDPNSGRCQLITLGPDEKVKVKMGAVGVNQLSWPSDVKKLPNGNYLIAEQNGSRVTERDSTGRIVKSTSVSQPLTIDLLADGGMVVVCRNQVVQYDKAMKQVWMYSRQQYDIMGGRRLPNGDIVFVTQFNGNNQPNIYRLGAKDGKEIGKPLTLGRVQQYQSIDVVGEDKIMVCEGNRVVEYDLKTSKEGWKFDVNSASSCQRLPNGNTLIGFLEYNGTAGRAIEVDPSGEIVWEYRSKDSLQAIRAFRR, encoded by the coding sequence ATGCGTCGCCACGGGATGTTGTTCGTCGTCGCGCTGCCGCTCGTTGCGCTGCTGCTGGTTCCGGTTTTTGGGGACGACCCGATACCGGTGCCGATCAAGCGCCCGGCCCGCCCGCCCGTAGGCGGCACAACCGCCGCCAACGCACAACTGACCGACGAGGGCGCGCTCAAGGAAGCCGGGCTGTCCGCGACCGAGGCGGGGCCGCTCATCGACTACCTGAAACTGCGCACGCTCACCGACGCGGACCAGAGCAAGATCGGCGAGGTCATCGCGCGGTTCGGGGGCGACGATTACGAGGAGCGGGTGAAGGCGACCGAAGAGGTCGAGAAGTTCGGGTCCGCGGCGATCGGGCCGCTGAAGACCGCCGAAAAGAACACGGACCCCGAAATCGCGTACCGGGCGCGGCAGGCGCTCAAGCGCATGGAGAAGGTGCCGCACGCCGCGGTCGCCGCGGCCGCCGCCCGCACGCTCGCGAAGCTGAAGCCGAGCGGGGCCGCGGCCGCCCTGATCGGGTTCCTCCCGATGGCCGACTCGGACGAAGTGGCCGAGGAGATCGGGGCCGCGCTGGTCGCGCTGGCCGTCGCGGACGGCAAGGCCGAACCCGCACTCATCAAGGCGCTCGACGACAAGTCGGTCCTGCGCCGGTCCGCGGCCTACGTCGCGCTCATTGAGGGCGGCCCGACCACGGAGCGCATCCGCATTAAAGATGCGTTCCCGCTCGTGAAAGCGGCCGTGGCGAAGGAGCCCGACGTGGACGCCAAGTTCCGCGGGATGTGGGCGCTGCTCCTCACGAGCCGCGAAAAGGAGTTCGTGCCCGCGCTGATCGACCTGATCCCCAAGTTGCCGCGCGGCCGCATCTGGCAGCTCGAAGAGTTCCTCCTCCAGGTGGCCGGCGCGGACAAGCCCGGCGCCCGGTTCGGCAAGTCGGAAGAGTCGCTGGCGAAGGCCAAAGCTGCGTGGGCCGCGTGGTGGGAGAAGAAGGGCGCCGAGTTCGATCTCGTGAAATTCGCGTTCACCCCGCGGATCACGGGGCACACGGACATCATCGAGTTCGACCCGAACTCCGGCCGCTGCCAGCTCATCACGCTGGGGCCGGACGAGAAGGTGAAGGTGAAGATGGGCGCGGTCGGCGTCAACCAGTTGAGCTGGCCGTCGGACGTGAAGAAGCTGCCCAACGGGAACTACCTGATCGCCGAGCAGAACGGGAGCCGGGTCACCGAGCGCGACAGCACCGGGCGCATCGTGAAGAGCACGAGCGTCAGCCAGCCGCTCACGATCGACCTGCTCGCGGACGGCGGGATGGTCGTGGTGTGCCGCAACCAGGTGGTCCAGTACGACAAGGCCATGAAGCAGGTCTGGATGTACTCGCGCCAGCAGTACGACATCATGGGCGGGCGCCGGCTGCCCAACGGCGACATCGTGTTCGTCACGCAGTTCAACGGTAACAACCAGCCCAACATTTACCGGCTCGGCGCCAAGGACGGGAAAGAGATCGGTAAGCCCCTCACGCTGGGCCGGGTCCAGCAGTACCAGTCCATCGACGTGGTGGGCGAGGACAAGATCATGGTGTGCGAGGGCAACCGCGTGGTCGAGTACGACCTGAAGACCAGCAAGGAGGGCTGGAAGTTCGACGTCAACAGTGCGTCGTCGTGCCAGCGCCTGCCGAACGGCAACACGCTGATCGGGTTCCTGGAGTACAACGGGACCGCCGGTCGCGCGATCGAAGTGGACCCGTCGGGCGAGATCGTGTGGGAGTACCGGTCGAAGGACAGCCTGCAAGCGATCCGCGCGTTCCGCCGCTAG
- a CDS encoding glutathione peroxidase, with protein sequence MKVLFVAAVAALASLTAVGHAEDKKVTGPLQYKMKDIDGKDLELSKYKGKVVLFVNVASECGLTKQYAGLQELYKKYEKDGFVLVGVPANEFGKQEPGSDEEIKKFCSTEYKVTFPMLSKVVVKGDGQVPLYKTLVEATPNNGKVEQVSWNFEKFLVGRDGKVIARFKPTVEPNAPELAKAIKAELEKPAK encoded by the coding sequence ATGAAGGTGCTGTTCGTCGCGGCCGTGGCCGCTCTCGCGAGCCTCACGGCCGTCGGCCACGCGGAGGACAAGAAGGTGACCGGCCCGCTCCAATACAAGATGAAGGACATTGACGGCAAGGACCTCGAACTGTCGAAGTACAAGGGCAAGGTCGTGCTGTTCGTGAACGTCGCCAGCGAGTGCGGCCTCACGAAGCAGTACGCCGGGCTGCAGGAACTGTACAAAAAGTACGAGAAGGACGGCTTCGTGCTGGTCGGCGTGCCTGCCAACGAGTTCGGCAAGCAGGAGCCGGGTTCGGACGAAGAGATCAAGAAGTTCTGCAGCACCGAGTACAAGGTCACGTTCCCGATGCTGTCGAAGGTGGTCGTGAAGGGCGACGGCCAGGTGCCGCTCTACAAGACGCTGGTCGAAGCCACCCCGAACAACGGCAAGGTCGAACAGGTGAGCTGGAACTTCGAGAAGTTCCTGGTCGGGCGGGACGGCAAGGTGATCGCGCGGTTCAAGCCGACGGTCGAGCCGAACGCGCCCGAACTGGCGAAGGCGATCAAGGCCGAACTCGAGAAGCCGGCCAAGTAG
- the folP gene encoding dihydropteroate synthase has product MAPLIWHLRDRTLHIGPRPLVMGIVNVTPDSFSDGGKFADASAATEHALRLVAEGADILDIGGESTRPGADPVALADELRRVVPVVRELAARTRVPISVDTMKSEVALACLEAGAAIINDVSGFRAAAMIEVVSAFRAGVIVMHMRGDPATMQLNPQYADVVTEVTDYLQERLRVLGESGIPPEAVCLDPGIGFGKALEHNLDLLANLNAVAALGRPVCLGVSRKGFIGKLCGRELAARDPGSLAVASVAAARGTAHVLRVHDVAGARDAAILLEAIDQHRR; this is encoded by the coding sequence ATGGCCCCTCTCATCTGGCACCTCCGCGATCGCACGCTCCACATCGGCCCGCGCCCGCTGGTGATGGGCATCGTCAACGTCACCCCGGACAGTTTTTCCGACGGCGGGAAGTTCGCCGACGCGAGCGCCGCGACCGAACACGCGCTGCGGCTCGTGGCGGAAGGGGCCGACATCCTCGACATCGGTGGCGAGTCCACGCGGCCCGGCGCGGACCCGGTTGCGCTCGCCGACGAGCTGCGCCGGGTGGTTCCCGTGGTGAGGGAACTGGCGGCGCGCACCCGCGTGCCGATTTCCGTGGACACGATGAAGTCCGAGGTCGCGTTAGCTTGTCTCGAAGCCGGCGCCGCGATCATCAACGACGTGTCCGGGTTCCGCGCCGCGGCCATGATCGAAGTCGTGAGCGCGTTCCGCGCGGGGGTGATCGTCATGCACATGCGCGGCGACCCCGCAACGATGCAACTGAACCCGCAGTACGCGGACGTTGTCACTGAAGTGACGGACTACCTCCAAGAGAGGTTGCGGGTTCTGGGGGAATCCGGTATCCCACCGGAAGCCGTGTGCCTCGATCCCGGTATCGGCTTCGGGAAGGCGCTCGAACACAACCTGGACCTGCTCGCGAACCTGAACGCCGTCGCGGCGCTGGGGCGGCCCGTCTGTTTGGGCGTGTCGCGCAAGGGGTTTATCGGCAAACTCTGCGGGCGCGAACTGGCCGCGCGCGACCCCGGGTCGCTGGCTGTCGCGTCCGTCGCTGCCGCACGCGGAACCGCACACGTGTTGCGCGTCCACGACGTGGCTGGGGCGCGCGACGCCGCGATCCTGCTCGAAGCCATCGATCAACACCGTCGCTGA
- a CDS encoding glutamate-5-semialdehyde dehydrogenase: protein MSALPPSFVPQDDLGTLCLGLAQRAKAAARALATVATAAKNQWLLAAADALEAHQDELLAANARDVAAAPGFGLNAAAIDRLTLNPKRIKAAAEGLRQVTALPDPVGEVREATQRPNGLQILKVGVPLGVVFFIYESRPNVTADAAALCVKSGNAVILRGGKEAIHSNTVLHRLLSAELARCGLPADAVQLVPTTDRQAVGHLLAMSEFIDLAIPRGGKSLIQRVASEARMPVIKHFDGVCHVFVDAAADLKVAERIVVNAKCQRPGTCNAAECLLVHAAVADEFLPVVGASLVAKGVELRGCEQTRRRLPGAKHAADDDYRTEYLDLILSIKVVADLDEAVRHIETFGSHHTDAIVTRDINSARLFTQRVDSAAVMVNASTRFNDGFELGLGAEIGISTDRFHARGPCGLRELTTYKFIVTGDGHVRE from the coding sequence GTGTCCGCTCTCCCGCCGAGTTTCGTTCCCCAGGATGATCTGGGCACATTGTGTTTGGGGTTGGCCCAACGCGCGAAGGCCGCCGCCCGCGCCCTCGCAACGGTAGCGACCGCGGCGAAGAACCAGTGGCTGCTCGCCGCCGCGGATGCGCTTGAAGCACATCAGGACGAACTCCTCGCCGCGAACGCGCGCGACGTGGCGGCCGCGCCCGGCTTCGGGCTGAACGCCGCGGCCATCGATCGCCTAACACTGAACCCGAAGCGCATCAAGGCTGCGGCCGAGGGGTTGCGTCAAGTTACCGCACTGCCCGACCCCGTGGGGGAAGTGCGCGAAGCGACCCAGCGCCCCAACGGGCTCCAGATATTGAAGGTCGGTGTGCCGCTGGGGGTCGTGTTCTTCATCTACGAATCGCGGCCTAATGTGACGGCGGACGCCGCTGCCTTATGCGTGAAGAGCGGCAACGCGGTCATTCTTCGCGGCGGAAAAGAAGCGATCCACTCGAACACGGTTCTGCACCGATTATTAAGTGCGGAACTCGCGCGCTGCGGGCTCCCCGCCGACGCGGTTCAACTCGTTCCCACAACCGACCGGCAGGCGGTCGGGCACCTGCTCGCCATGAGCGAGTTCATCGACCTAGCGATCCCGCGCGGCGGAAAGTCGCTGATCCAGCGGGTCGCGTCGGAAGCGCGGATGCCCGTCATCAAGCACTTTGACGGTGTGTGCCACGTGTTCGTCGACGCCGCGGCCGACTTGAAGGTGGCCGAGCGCATCGTGGTGAACGCGAAGTGCCAGCGCCCGGGCACGTGCAACGCGGCCGAGTGCCTGCTCGTTCACGCCGCGGTCGCGGACGAGTTCTTACCCGTTGTCGGTGCATCGCTTGTGGCGAAGGGCGTCGAACTGCGGGGGTGCGAGCAAACGCGCCGCCGGCTCCCCGGTGCGAAACACGCGGCCGACGACGATTACCGCACCGAATATCTCGACCTGATTCTGTCGATCAAGGTGGTCGCGGACCTCGATGAAGCCGTTCGGCACATCGAGACGTTCGGCTCGCATCACACGGACGCGATCGTCACGCGCGACATCAACAGCGCGCGCCTCTTCACGCAGCGCGTGGATTCCGCCGCGGTGATGGTCAACGCGAGCACCCGGTTCAACGACGGATTCGAGCTTGGCCTGGGCGCCGAAATTGGTATCAGCACGGACCGATTCCACGCGCGCGGACCGTGCGGGCTGCGCGAACTGACGACGTACAAGTTCATCGTGACCGGCGACGGGCACGTGCGCGAGTAA
- a CDS encoding HEAT repeat domain-containing protein produces the protein MIYGAFILVVACGLFWLAYRHPRPRRWLLPTRAMPRAVAAVDRQHRHLQAGGLLGESTCERTKAHFRELLDAGRADLVERELHAGLDFAVQVRALTDLGTPAAARLLERQLTRVLTTDPVERAWYWVDVASGLRRLNFAEALPAVLHCAEVAGDSPQGAVLAAEAVCFANFSTLLRHPSRTLSRRALRALVAAARAARTGTVDAAPLIRAGLGDTLAELTSRADLCADPWLTSALIEAERHFRRLGHWARFVPPDVRALAARQEVRLGATADHRLNWLGGAPGRLLARFPVAGADEQGAALRCLFDLRADVTKLFPYLPDRREPWWTDAVRALQWARSSVVGPVLAGQAARFARKTRHHGRAAVVLATLRGHACYEVERVLVRNATATNPALRHAAIGSLGWWPPFDANHVVRTLRVARTDSDTETRSAAVSALARLGERSALAEVTAGLSSEEPAIRQGAAGRIATEELSWAWPDLETAAESTDPDTALAAAEALECLRERLFGFAR, from the coding sequence ATGATCTACGGCGCGTTTATCCTGGTCGTGGCGTGTGGGCTGTTCTGGCTCGCGTACCGGCACCCGCGCCCGCGGCGGTGGCTGTTGCCGACCCGGGCGATGCCGCGCGCTGTGGCCGCCGTGGACCGCCAGCACCGGCACCTCCAGGCCGGCGGACTGCTCGGCGAGTCGACCTGCGAGCGGACGAAAGCCCACTTCCGCGAACTGCTCGACGCCGGGCGCGCCGATCTGGTCGAGCGCGAACTACACGCGGGTTTAGACTTTGCCGTGCAAGTCCGCGCGCTCACCGATCTCGGCACGCCCGCCGCCGCCCGCCTGCTCGAGCGCCAACTCACCCGCGTACTGACGACCGATCCCGTCGAACGGGCGTGGTACTGGGTGGACGTCGCGTCCGGGTTGCGCCGGCTGAACTTCGCCGAAGCGCTCCCAGCGGTGCTCCACTGTGCCGAGGTGGCCGGTGATTCGCCGCAAGGCGCGGTGCTCGCGGCCGAGGCGGTTTGCTTCGCCAATTTCTCCACGCTGTTGCGTCACCCGAGCCGCACCTTGAGCCGTCGGGCGCTGCGGGCGCTGGTTGCCGCCGCTCGTGCCGCGCGGACGGGCACCGTTGATGCCGCGCCGCTGATCCGCGCCGGGTTGGGGGACACGCTCGCCGAACTCACGAGCCGCGCGGACCTGTGCGCTGACCCGTGGTTGACCAGCGCGCTGATCGAGGCCGAGCGCCACTTCCGCCGACTTGGACACTGGGCGCGGTTCGTGCCGCCCGACGTTCGCGCACTGGCCGCGCGCCAGGAAGTGCGCCTCGGGGCCACCGCGGATCACCGGTTGAACTGGCTCGGGGGCGCGCCCGGTCGCTTACTCGCGCGCTTCCCGGTGGCAGGGGCGGACGAGCAGGGGGCCGCGCTCCGGTGCCTGTTCGATTTACGCGCGGACGTGACGAAACTGTTCCCGTATTTGCCGGACCGCCGGGAGCCCTGGTGGACGGACGCGGTTCGCGCACTGCAGTGGGCACGCTCGTCCGTCGTCGGCCCCGTACTGGCGGGGCAGGCGGCGCGCTTCGCGCGCAAAACGCGGCACCACGGGCGCGCCGCGGTCGTCCTCGCGACGCTACGCGGCCACGCCTGTTACGAGGTCGAGCGCGTGCTGGTGCGGAACGCGACCGCCACGAACCCGGCCCTGCGGCACGCGGCCATCGGTTCGCTGGGCTGGTGGCCGCCGTTCGACGCGAACCACGTGGTGCGCACACTTCGCGTCGCCCGTACCGATTCGGACACGGAAACGCGCAGTGCCGCGGTGTCCGCGCTGGCCCGGTTGGGCGAGCGCTCCGCGCTCGCGGAAGTCACGGCCGGCTTGAGCAGCGAGGAACCCGCGATCCGCCAAGGCGCTGCGGGGCGAATCGCGACGGAAGAACTGTCATGGGCGTGGCCGGACCTGGAAACTGCGGCCGAATCGACCGACCCGGACACCGCGCTCGCCGCGGCCGAGGCGCTCGAGTGCCTCCGCGAACGGCTGTTCGGGTTCGCGCGGTAG
- a CDS encoding YcxB family protein — protein MRIRYENTIDDFVALARFHNDHSPAARRVRVRATWLFAVGVSAITAGVTFKMWEARHARGEGTEAWVAPLIFASIILISLIISLLRMPGGFRRQAERQARRMYAEATNKSVLGTRELELIGSELISRSSYAESRLRIEAVERVVTYDGYTLIFISATTAHIIPHDAVSEGDPERFAEAINSRIPPAL, from the coding sequence GTGAGAATCCGCTACGAGAACACCATCGACGATTTCGTTGCGCTGGCCCGCTTTCACAACGATCACTCGCCTGCGGCCCGTCGGGTACGTGTGCGCGCGACGTGGCTGTTTGCCGTCGGTGTTTCGGCGATCACCGCCGGGGTTACCTTCAAGATGTGGGAGGCCCGGCACGCGCGCGGAGAGGGGACCGAGGCATGGGTCGCCCCTTTAATATTTGCATCGATTATTTTGATTTCCCTCATCATATCCCTCCTCCGTATGCCGGGCGGATTTCGGCGCCAGGCCGAGCGCCAGGCCCGCCGGATGTACGCGGAAGCAACGAATAAGAGTGTGCTCGGGACTCGCGAACTTGAACTGATCGGGAGCGAGTTGATCTCCCGATCCTCCTACGCCGAGTCGCGGTTGCGGATAGAGGCGGTCGAGCGCGTGGTCACGTATGACGGCTACACACTCATCTTCATCAGCGCCACGACGGCACACATTATTCCCCACGATGCGGTGTCGGAGGGCGACCCCGAGAGATTCGCCGAGGCGATCAATAGCCGAATCCCTCCGGCACTTTAG
- a CDS encoding WD40 repeat domain-containing protein, giving the protein MTRLRSALFLLGIISVTPAVGAQPTPLKAHGALVHSVAVSPDGKTLATAGFDNVVKLWDLAPDGALKEKKALTGHTGPVYAVAFHPTDAKLVATASQDKTARIWDVTDGKTKFELKGHTDIVDAIAFSPDGKSLATAGADKSVRLWNPADGKEVKNLGAHDGSVYVVAFSPDGKTLASAGAGKDNLIKLWSVKDLKELKQLKGHEQPVTSIAFTGDDKVLVSASMDRTIRVWNVVDAKETKKLGPTTDDPYALAWSEKAKTAAVCGYSGLITVWALDADKPKFTKAIKNPGYCVAFAADGTFVVTGHDNGTVAVTPIGK; this is encoded by the coding sequence ATGACCCGCCTCCGCTCCGCACTCTTCCTCCTCGGCATCATCTCCGTCACGCCCGCGGTCGGCGCCCAACCGACCCCTCTTAAAGCCCACGGCGCGCTCGTTCACTCGGTCGCGGTATCGCCGGACGGCAAGACCCTGGCGACCGCCGGGTTCGATAACGTGGTGAAACTCTGGGATCTCGCGCCGGACGGGGCGCTCAAAGAGAAAAAGGCGCTCACCGGGCACACCGGCCCCGTGTACGCGGTCGCGTTCCACCCCACCGACGCGAAACTCGTCGCCACCGCCAGCCAGGACAAGACCGCGCGGATCTGGGACGTCACCGACGGTAAGACCAAGTTCGAGCTCAAGGGCCACACCGACATCGTGGACGCGATCGCGTTCAGCCCGGACGGGAAGTCGCTCGCCACCGCCGGCGCGGACAAGTCGGTGCGCCTGTGGAACCCGGCCGACGGCAAGGAGGTCAAGAACCTCGGCGCGCACGACGGGTCCGTGTACGTCGTCGCGTTCAGCCCGGACGGGAAGACACTCGCGTCCGCGGGCGCGGGGAAAGACAACCTCATCAAGCTGTGGAGCGTGAAAGACCTGAAGGAGCTGAAGCAACTCAAGGGGCACGAGCAGCCGGTCACGTCCATCGCATTCACGGGCGACGACAAGGTGCTGGTGTCCGCGTCGATGGACCGGACCATTCGTGTATGGAACGTGGTCGACGCGAAGGAAACTAAGAAGCTCGGCCCGACCACCGACGACCCCTACGCGCTCGCGTGGTCCGAGAAGGCGAAGACGGCCGCGGTGTGCGGCTACTCGGGGCTGATTACGGTGTGGGCGCTCGACGCGGACAAGCCGAAGTTCACGAAAGCGATCAAGAACCCGGGCTACTGCGTGGCGTTCGCGGCCGACGGGACGTTCGTCGTGACCGGCCACGACAACGGAACGGTCGCGGTCACTCCAATTGGGAAGTGA
- a CDS encoding antibiotic biosynthesis monooxygenase family protein, producing MSVPEPPYYAVLFTSRRRAEPGGGYGATADRMEELAAQQPGFLGVESARGADGLGITVSYWATLEDVRAWGRNAEHLLAQKFGREKWYQWFALRICRVERATEFTHVDEA from the coding sequence ATGAGCGTGCCCGAACCACCGTATTACGCGGTCCTCTTCACCTCGCGGCGCCGGGCCGAACCCGGTGGCGGGTACGGCGCGACCGCGGACCGCATGGAAGAACTCGCGGCTCAACAGCCCGGTTTCTTGGGCGTCGAATCCGCCCGCGGCGCGGACGGTTTGGGGATCACGGTTTCGTACTGGGCCACGCTCGAGGACGTGCGCGCGTGGGGCCGGAACGCCGAACACTTACTGGCACAGAAGTTCGGGCGCGAGAAGTGGTACCAGTGGTTCGCACTTCGGATCTGTCGCGTCGAACGCGCGACCGAATTCACCCATGTGGACGAAGCGTAA
- a CDS encoding outer membrane beta-barrel protein: protein MNSLILFTALATGQLPDTPPPAGVYLPPVPQVGAPGRFVGAQQPAAQPVPVKPMPPAGMPPAGMPPAGMPPANGNGNGEKKEEEKKEDDQPPPPEPYALMRILSTTRFGPRLEESGITISGWLQGNYSTSTAHRSNQPVTFNDRSDFWQFNQNYLKIEKTVDTSKSEFQLGFRTDWILPGTDARYSISRGLLSNQNGVGAPGAKDAYPVDLFQAYVDAFLPNVGPKGTTLRVGKFATHIGYELVQGAETPFLQRAYLFQYNPFTHTGAWAITPLNDTWTVSNGLVMGADNFFGVAQPTYIGQLKWAPKEGKTTALLNVMATDPRFSTSGSYPFYNVYNFQVSHNFTDKLTYVFDSSFSHIDGAPLPSEGGASGSATWYGAANYLLYKHTDQVTSNFRVELFEDTKGFRTGSKGLYTEVTYGLAYSPTRSLMFRPTVRYDHNNSSRPFDGSSNLFTAAMDVILRY from the coding sequence ATGAATTCGCTCATCCTGTTTACCGCCCTCGCCACCGGCCAGCTCCCGGATACGCCCCCGCCCGCTGGTGTTTACCTTCCCCCGGTCCCGCAAGTGGGAGCCCCGGGCCGCTTTGTCGGAGCACAACAGCCGGCCGCACAGCCGGTGCCTGTGAAACCGATGCCCCCCGCCGGAATGCCTCCTGCGGGTATGCCGCCCGCCGGGATGCCCCCCGCGAACGGGAACGGCAACGGTGAGAAAAAGGAAGAAGAAAAGAAGGAAGACGACCAACCGCCGCCCCCGGAGCCCTACGCTCTGATGCGCATCCTCTCGACCACCCGGTTCGGCCCGCGGCTCGAGGAGAGCGGGATCACGATCTCCGGTTGGTTGCAGGGGAACTACTCGACCAGCACCGCGCACCGGAGCAACCAGCCGGTGACGTTCAACGACCGCTCCGACTTCTGGCAGTTCAACCAGAACTACCTCAAGATCGAGAAGACCGTTGACACGAGCAAGAGCGAGTTCCAGTTGGGCTTCCGCACGGACTGGATTCTGCCCGGTACCGACGCCCGGTACTCGATCTCCCGCGGCCTGCTCTCGAACCAGAACGGGGTCGGTGCTCCGGGCGCGAAGGACGCCTACCCGGTCGACCTGTTCCAGGCCTATGTCGATGCGTTCCTGCCGAACGTCGGGCCGAAGGGTACCACCCTCCGTGTCGGTAAGTTCGCCACGCACATCGGGTACGAACTCGTTCAAGGTGCCGAAACGCCGTTCCTGCAACGCGCTTACCTGTTCCAGTACAACCCCTTTACTCACACCGGTGCGTGGGCGATTACCCCGCTCAACGACACCTGGACCGTGAGCAACGGGCTCGTGATGGGGGCGGATAACTTCTTCGGCGTCGCGCAGCCCACCTACATCGGCCAGTTGAAGTGGGCGCCGAAGGAGGGGAAGACCACCGCGTTGTTGAACGTGATGGCGACCGACCCGCGGTTCTCGACCAGTGGCTCGTACCCGTTCTACAACGTGTACAACTTCCAGGTGTCGCACAACTTCACCGACAAGCTGACCTACGTCTTCGACTCCTCGTTCTCGCACATCGACGGGGCGCCGCTCCCGAGCGAGGGCGGGGCGTCCGGCTCGGCGACGTGGTACGGGGCCGCGAACTACCTCCTTTACAAGCACACGGACCAGGTGACGAGCAACTTCCGCGTGGAACTGTTCGAGGACACCAAGGGGTTCCGCACCGGGTCGAAGGGCCTGTACACCGAAGTGACCTACGGGCTCGCGTACTCGCCCACGCGGTCGCTGATGTTCCGCCCCACCGTGCGGTACGACCACAACAACTCGAGCCGGCCGTTCGATGGTAGCTCGAACCTGTTCACCGCGGCGATGGACGTCATCCTTCGGTACTGA